From Pseudomonas sp. LS1212, the proteins below share one genomic window:
- a CDS encoding SDR family NAD(P)-dependent oxidoreductase, with amino-acid sequence MARLQNKVAVVTGGASGIGLACVRRFVAEGAQVVGLDIGNAPADFPGLFMTLDVRDEAQVQQVMNEVISRFGRIDVLVNAAGVADQGSVTQTSTASWQRVLDINLTGSMLTSKYVLAQMQSQRSGSIINIGSIFGLQGCDGNVAYNVSKGGINQLTRSMAIDYGYANIRVNGLCPGLIETPMTTMVREQEAFHAFFASQHMLNRSGQPEEVANVALFLASDESSFVSGQMIAVDGGFSAGRRFAPPAA; translated from the coding sequence ATGGCTCGTTTGCAGAACAAGGTCGCGGTCGTCACAGGCGGTGCGTCGGGTATCGGCCTGGCATGCGTACGCCGCTTCGTCGCTGAAGGTGCGCAGGTTGTGGGGTTGGACATCGGCAATGCACCGGCGGATTTCCCTGGCCTGTTCATGACCCTGGACGTGCGCGATGAAGCGCAGGTCCAGCAGGTGATGAACGAAGTCATCAGCCGCTTCGGCCGCATCGATGTACTGGTCAACGCCGCCGGCGTCGCCGACCAGGGCAGCGTAACCCAGACCAGCACCGCCAGCTGGCAACGGGTACTGGACATCAACCTGACCGGCAGCATGCTCACCAGCAAGTACGTGCTGGCGCAGATGCAATCCCAGCGCAGCGGTTCGATCATCAATATCGGCTCGATCTTCGGCCTGCAGGGCTGCGACGGTAACGTCGCCTATAACGTCTCCAAGGGCGGGATCAATCAACTGACCCGCTCCATGGCCATCGACTACGGCTACGCCAATATCCGCGTCAACGGCCTGTGCCCGGGCCTGATCGAAACGCCGATGACCACCATGGTCCGCGAACAGGAAGCCTTCCACGCCTTCTTCGCTTCGCAACATATGCTCAACCGCTCCGGTCAACCGGAAGAGGTGGCCAACGTTGCGTTGTTCCTGGCCTCGGACGAGTCTTCCTTCGTCAGCGGGCAAATGATTGCGGTCGATGGCGGTTTCTCCGCCGGTCGCCGTTTCGCTCCGCCCGCCGCCTGA
- a CDS encoding ferredoxin--NADP reductase: MGTQQLNLNPAEQSASGSYRLQVSEVIIETADARSLVLEVPEQLHERFRYKPGQFLSFRVPCAGKLLTRCYSMASSPVCDARPKVTIKRVDGGRVSNWMNQQVQVGDWLEVLPPAGHFYLDERQTDSEKPLVLFGGGSGITPVFSILKSSLQTSARPIKLIYANRDEASVIFRDQLRQLARDNPEQLEVVHVLDSVQGFLTDAQVRQLVRGHSAGDYFICGPGPFMDTVERTLLGLGEAAERIHVERFVSPPDPDEVQAQEALARAAAANSACEALIVELDGHRHEIACRPGDTLLQSCKAAGLDVPSSCEEGFCGACMCTIREGETQLARNDVLSAKELAEGWTLACQSRPTGARVWLKFPD; the protein is encoded by the coding sequence ATGGGCACGCAACAGCTGAACCTGAACCCGGCTGAGCAATCGGCGAGCGGGAGTTACCGCCTGCAAGTCAGCGAGGTGATCATTGAGACCGCCGATGCCCGCTCGCTGGTGCTCGAAGTACCGGAACAGCTGCACGAGCGTTTTCGCTACAAGCCGGGACAGTTCTTGAGCTTTCGCGTGCCCTGCGCCGGCAAGCTGTTGACCCGCTGTTACTCCATGGCCAGCTCGCCGGTGTGCGATGCCAGGCCCAAGGTGACGATCAAACGGGTCGACGGCGGCCGGGTCTCGAACTGGATGAACCAGCAGGTGCAGGTCGGTGACTGGCTGGAAGTGCTGCCACCGGCCGGGCACTTCTATCTGGACGAGCGTCAAACGGACAGCGAAAAACCGCTGGTTCTCTTTGGTGGCGGTTCAGGCATCACACCGGTTTTCTCCATTCTCAAGTCGTCGCTGCAGACCAGTGCGCGACCGATCAAGCTTATCTACGCCAACCGCGACGAAGCCTCGGTGATTTTCCGCGACCAATTGCGCCAGCTCGCCAGGGACAACCCTGAGCAACTGGAAGTGGTGCACGTACTCGATTCCGTGCAGGGGTTTCTGACTGACGCGCAGGTGCGCCAACTGGTTCGCGGACACAGTGCCGGCGACTATTTCATTTGCGGTCCCGGCCCGTTCATGGACACCGTGGAGCGCACGCTGCTTGGCCTGGGCGAGGCCGCCGAGCGTATCCATGTCGAGCGCTTCGTTTCTCCGCCTGATCCTGATGAAGTGCAGGCGCAAGAAGCCCTGGCGCGCGCTGCAGCGGCCAACTCGGCGTGCGAGGCCTTGATCGTCGAGCTCGATGGTCATCGCCACGAGATTGCCTGTCGCCCTGGCGATACTCTCCTGCAGAGCTGCAAGGCCGCAGGCCTGGACGTCCCTTCGTCCTGCGAAGAAGGCTTTTGTGGTGCGTGCATGTGCACCATCCGGGAAGGCGAAACCCAATTGGCACGCAATGACGTGCTTAGTGCCAAGGAGCTGGCCGAGGGATGGACCCTGGCCTGCCAGAGCCGCCCGACCGGTGCCCGGGTATGGCTGAAGTTCCCGGACTAA
- a CDS encoding glucose 1-dehydrogenase: protein MQRVEGKVCIVTGAASGIGREDALLLAREGAKVVLTDLNEEAGRQVAAEIGSNALFIRHDIASESDWQQVIKTTVQHFGRLDVLVNNAAILAMASIEDTTLELWQKVQKINGDGYFLGCKYAIEAMKETGGGSIINMSSVAALGAMPMFCAYSASKGAVAAMTRSIALHCKQQGYRIRCNSVHPDGVNTPMTQALAGGQPISQELLDQDPMNRMCAPRDIANVVLFLAADESRFVNGAEIRVDNAQLISGI from the coding sequence ATGCAACGTGTAGAAGGTAAAGTTTGCATCGTCACCGGCGCCGCCAGCGGCATCGGCCGTGAAGACGCCCTGCTGCTGGCCCGCGAAGGCGCCAAGGTAGTGCTCACCGACCTCAACGAAGAAGCCGGTCGCCAGGTGGCCGCCGAGATCGGTAGTAATGCCCTGTTCATCCGCCATGACATTGCCAGCGAAAGCGATTGGCAACAGGTGATCAAGACCACCGTGCAACACTTCGGTCGCCTGGATGTGCTGGTCAACAACGCCGCCATACTCGCGATGGCCAGCATCGAGGACACCACCCTGGAGCTGTGGCAGAAGGTGCAGAAGATCAATGGCGACGGTTACTTTCTCGGTTGCAAGTACGCCATCGAAGCCATGAAGGAAACCGGTGGCGGCTCGATCATCAACATGTCTTCGGTCGCGGCGCTGGGCGCGATGCCGATGTTCTGCGCCTACTCCGCCTCCAAGGGCGCGGTGGCGGCAATGACTCGCTCCATTGCACTGCACTGCAAACAGCAGGGTTATCGCATCCGCTGCAACAGCGTGCACCCGGACGGCGTCAACACGCCGATGACCCAGGCCCTGGCCGGTGGCCAGCCGATCTCCCAGGAACTGCTGGATCAGGACCCCATGAACCGCATGTGCGCGCCCCGGGACATCGCCAACGTTGTACTGTTCCTCGCAGCCGATGAGTCGCGCTTCGTCAACGGCGCCGAGATTCGTGTCGACAACGCGCAACTGATCAGCGGGATCTGA
- a CDS encoding flavin reductase family protein, whose protein sequence is MNDVNLKADMLQAMRRLAKSVTIISTSNGTERFAMAATAVDSLSTEPPSLLICVNKTASPHAALEAGADFCVNILGLEQQDLAHLCSGAIKGEARFGRGNWLTSAQGIPYLGDAQSAILCRQDGQFSYGTHTVFIGRILQIHTSATITPLVYLDGSYTTTAAPAPSLAAAG, encoded by the coding sequence ATGAATGACGTCAATCTGAAAGCCGACATGCTCCAGGCCATGCGCCGCCTGGCCAAGTCAGTCACCATAATCAGCACCAGCAACGGCACCGAGCGTTTCGCCATGGCGGCCACGGCGGTCGACTCGCTGAGCACCGAGCCGCCATCGCTGCTGATCTGCGTGAACAAGACCGCTTCGCCGCATGCCGCCCTCGAGGCCGGTGCAGACTTCTGCGTGAACATCCTTGGGCTCGAGCAACAGGACCTGGCGCACCTGTGCAGCGGCGCAATCAAGGGCGAGGCACGCTTCGGCCGCGGCAACTGGCTGACCAGTGCCCAAGGCATTCCGTATCTGGGCGACGCCCAGTCGGCGATCCTCTGCCGCCAGGACGGCCAGTTCAGCTACGGCACCCACACTGTCTTCATCGGTCGCATCCTGCAGATTCACACCAGCGCCACCATTACCCCACTGGTCTATCTCGACGGCAGTTACACCACGACCGCTGCACCCGCCCCCTCTCTCGCAGCAGCCGGCTAA
- a CDS encoding flavin-dependent monooxygenase, translating into MLNQDLIRQRLSQRARELVPILRERAPHAAQLGQLSPETIRDFQEAGFFRILQPSRWEGYELEPKDFFDVQMTLAEGCMSSAWVLGVVAIHNWQLALFDDRAAQDVWGDDSSVLISSSYMPVGKVERVEGGFKLSGRWGFSSGSKHCDWVFLGAMVPPEEAGGAPDYRTFLVPRSDYQILDNWNVMGLEATGSHDILVENAFVPEYRTHRSLDGFMQNSPGNAVNTAPLFRLPFGQIFVRAVSSSAIGALQGAVDQFVEHNRARVGVNDGRKMLQDPAAQTVLANAMVCVDECKTVLHRNFALMLQRAQSGEPLSMPERVKMRYDSSLVVDKCAKAVADLMFNSGASTIFRSHAINRAFRDIHTGRAHVANNPAKYAWNLGGVSMGQDSSDFFL; encoded by the coding sequence ATGCTCAACCAGGACCTGATTCGCCAGCGTCTGAGCCAACGTGCCCGCGAGCTGGTGCCGATCTTGCGTGAACGCGCCCCGCATGCCGCCCAGCTTGGTCAGCTATCGCCAGAGACAATTCGCGATTTCCAGGAAGCCGGTTTCTTCCGCATCCTCCAGCCGTCGCGCTGGGAGGGCTATGAACTGGAGCCCAAGGATTTCTTCGACGTCCAGATGACCCTGGCCGAAGGCTGCATGTCCTCGGCATGGGTGCTCGGGGTGGTGGCCATCCACAACTGGCAGCTCGCGCTGTTCGATGATCGCGCCGCCCAGGATGTCTGGGGTGACGATTCAAGCGTGCTGATTTCTTCCTCCTATATGCCGGTGGGCAAGGTCGAGCGGGTCGAAGGGGGCTTCAAGCTGAGCGGGCGTTGGGGTTTCTCCTCCGGCAGCAAGCATTGCGACTGGGTGTTCCTTGGTGCAATGGTGCCGCCAGAAGAGGCGGGCGGTGCACCGGATTATCGGACTTTCCTGGTGCCGCGCAGCGATTACCAGATTCTCGATAACTGGAACGTGATGGGCCTGGAGGCCACCGGCTCCCACGACATCCTGGTAGAAAACGCTTTTGTGCCCGAATACCGCACGCACCGCTCCCTGGACGGCTTCATGCAGAACAGTCCGGGCAACGCGGTGAACACCGCGCCGCTGTTCCGCCTGCCATTTGGTCAGATATTCGTGCGGGCGGTGTCGTCTTCGGCCATCGGTGCCCTGCAAGGCGCGGTCGATCAGTTCGTGGAGCACAACCGCGCCCGCGTCGGCGTCAACGATGGCCGCAAGATGCTTCAGGACCCGGCCGCGCAGACCGTGCTGGCCAACGCCATGGTCTGCGTCGATGAGTGCAAGACCGTATTGCACCGCAATTTCGCCCTGATGCTGCAACGCGCACAAAGCGGCGAGCCGTTGAGCATGCCGGAGCGGGTGAAGATGCGTTACGACTCGTCGCTGGTCGTCGACAAGTGCGCCAAGGCGGTCGCCGACCTGATGTTCAACAGCGGCGCCTCGACGATTTTCCGTAGCCACGCAATCAACCGCGCCTTCCGCGACATTCATACCGGCCGCGCGCATGTCGCCAACAACCCGGCCAAGTACGCCTGGAATCTGGGTGGTGTGAGCATGGGTCAGGACAGCAGCGACTTTTTCCTCTGA
- a CDS encoding LLM class flavin-dependent oxidoreductase → MKFSLIYEAQTVDSSREGDRRIFDDTVEQAVLADKLGFDTFWCVEHTALSNYSHMSAPETMLAFVAGKTERIGIGHGVVCLPPAMNHPVKVAERIATLDLLSKGRVHFGVGKGGTQQEAGTFGYDLATLQPQIDEMMYLIPKMFVQDEIEHHGDFVQIPKRPIHPKPYQDPHPPMYLACTNTESLKNAGGRGMGALVLGFGGPEEIAKKVEVYHEAWDNRDEKKQVGFRPNRHIAALCPAIVLDDNAEARRIGIRGQRYFMESLGYWYGGGERPDPEKWKDDTFVDGNGQSVIKSRFASEEVSVDFSDPTMAMMNPNHAYGTVEDCIGYVQRLVDAGADEILFICQMGTVPQWAQLETLKNIGEKVIPYFRNQQK, encoded by the coding sequence ATGAAATTCTCATTGATTTACGAAGCCCAGACGGTGGACTCCAGTCGCGAAGGCGACCGCCGGATTTTCGATGACACCGTCGAGCAGGCCGTGCTTGCCGACAAGCTTGGCTTCGACACCTTCTGGTGCGTGGAGCACACCGCGCTGAGCAATTACTCGCACATGTCCGCGCCGGAAACCATGCTGGCCTTCGTCGCCGGCAAGACCGAGCGCATCGGCATCGGCCACGGCGTGGTCTGCCTGCCACCGGCAATGAACCATCCGGTGAAGGTGGCTGAGCGCATCGCCACCCTCGACCTGCTGTCCAAGGGCCGTGTGCACTTCGGCGTCGGCAAGGGCGGAACTCAACAGGAAGCCGGCACCTTCGGCTATGACCTGGCGACCCTGCAGCCGCAGATCGACGAAATGATGTACCTGATCCCGAAAATGTTCGTGCAGGACGAGATCGAGCACCACGGCGATTTTGTGCAGATCCCCAAGCGCCCGATCCATCCAAAGCCTTACCAGGACCCGCACCCGCCGATGTACCTGGCGTGCACCAACACCGAATCGCTGAAAAACGCCGGCGGTCGCGGCATGGGCGCCCTGGTGCTGGGCTTCGGTGGCCCGGAAGAAATCGCCAAAAAGGTCGAGGTGTACCACGAGGCCTGGGATAACCGTGACGAGAAGAAGCAGGTGGGCTTCCGTCCCAACCGCCACATCGCGGCCCTGTGCCCGGCGATCGTGCTCGATGACAACGCAGAAGCGCGGCGCATCGGTATCCGTGGCCAGCGCTACTTCATGGAGTCGCTGGGCTACTGGTACGGCGGTGGCGAGCGTCCGGACCCGGAGAAGTGGAAAGACGACACCTTCGTCGATGGCAACGGCCAGAGCGTGATCAAGTCACGCTTCGCCTCCGAAGAAGTCAGCGTCGACTTCTCCGACCCGACCATGGCCATGATGAACCCCAACCATGCCTACGGCACGGTCGAGGATTGCATCGGTTATGTGCAGCGTCTTGTGGATGCCGGGGCCGATGAGATCCTGTTCATCTGCCAGATGGGCACCGTGCCGCAGTGGGCGCAGTTGGAGACCCTGAAGAATATTGGCGAGAAGGTGATTCCTTACTTCCGTAATCAGCAGAAATAA
- a CDS encoding VOC family protein: MDIRGLGYVTLLSSDLAQWRHYASQVLGMMVIAGADEQERLFLKMDDRAYRILVEKSDRDGFGSCGWEVAGKAAFEQAIADLQQADVRVERGTAAQAGIRKVQELAHFSDPDGNRHELFWGPQQDFSRFVSPVGVKGFVTNELGMGHVVLPAPSFERCRDFYEQVLGFGLSDLMKVRFTPDPAEPEKRIHFLHCNNGRHHSLAIFECPMPHGCVHMMVEVNALDEVGRALDRMHANGVKLSATLGQHTNDQMVSFYMKTPSGFDLEYGCDGLVVDWNQHTPFESTVVSHWGHDFSVGRQ; this comes from the coding sequence ATGGATATCCGTGGTCTGGGTTACGTCACCCTGTTATCCAGCGACCTGGCGCAGTGGCGCCATTACGCAAGCCAGGTGCTGGGCATGATGGTCATTGCCGGAGCCGACGAGCAAGAGCGGCTGTTCCTGAAAATGGACGACCGTGCCTACCGCATTCTGGTAGAGAAAAGTGACCGCGACGGCTTCGGTTCCTGCGGTTGGGAAGTGGCCGGCAAGGCTGCTTTCGAACAGGCCATCGCGGACCTGCAACAGGCCGATGTGCGGGTCGAGCGCGGTACGGCGGCGCAAGCCGGAATTCGTAAGGTCCAGGAGCTGGCCCATTTCAGCGACCCGGACGGCAATCGCCACGAGCTGTTCTGGGGCCCGCAGCAGGACTTCAGTCGCTTCGTATCTCCTGTCGGGGTCAAGGGCTTCGTCACCAACGAGCTGGGCATGGGCCATGTGGTATTGCCGGCACCAAGCTTCGAGCGTTGCCGAGATTTCTACGAGCAGGTGCTGGGCTTCGGCCTCTCGGACCTGATGAAAGTTCGTTTCACGCCGGACCCGGCAGAGCCGGAAAAGCGCATCCATTTTCTGCACTGCAATAACGGCCGGCACCATTCGCTGGCGATCTTCGAGTGCCCGATGCCGCACGGCTGCGTGCACATGATGGTCGAGGTCAACGCATTGGACGAGGTCGGCCGTGCGCTGGATCGCATGCACGCCAACGGCGTCAAGCTGTCGGCCACCCTTGGCCAGCACACCAACGATCAGATGGTTTCGTTCTACATGAAGACCCCTTCCGGGTTTGACCTGGAATACGGCTGCGACGGCCTGGTGGTCGACTGGAACCAGCACACCCCCTTCGAAAGCACCGTGGTCAGCCATTGGGGCCACGACTTCAGTGTCGGTCGCCAATGA
- a CDS encoding CoA transferase subunit A, whose translation MDKRMTTAEMVGQLRDGMTIGIGGWGPRRKPMALIREILRSDLKDLTVVAYGGADVGMLCAAGKVKKLVFAFVSLDFIPLEPYFRKARQEAAIEVMEIDEGMLLLGLRAAAMGVPFIPTAVGLGTDVLRHNPQIKLIASPYADGKDWVAMPALKLDAALIHVDRADVRGVCQITGPDHYMDDLFVRAAERSYVTCDELVDSDYFHSAPERARQVYWERNLTTAVAHVPGGAHPSSCAPLYGFDVPHFKAYNASSQAPEGWQAYALQYVDCTHEQYLEKVGGLVAIRQLPLPVF comes from the coding sequence ATGGACAAGCGAATGACCACGGCCGAGATGGTCGGCCAATTGCGCGATGGCATGACCATCGGCATCGGTGGCTGGGGCCCGCGGCGCAAGCCCATGGCCCTGATCCGCGAGATTCTGCGTTCGGATCTGAAGGACCTCACAGTCGTCGCCTACGGCGGTGCAGACGTCGGCATGCTCTGCGCTGCCGGCAAGGTGAAGAAACTGGTGTTCGCCTTTGTTTCCCTGGACTTCATCCCGCTGGAGCCGTATTTCCGCAAGGCCAGGCAGGAAGCGGCGATCGAAGTGATGGAAATCGACGAAGGCATGCTCCTGCTCGGCCTGCGCGCCGCCGCCATGGGCGTGCCGTTCATTCCGACCGCCGTGGGCCTTGGCACCGATGTATTGCGCCACAACCCGCAGATCAAGCTGATCGCCTCGCCCTACGCCGACGGCAAGGACTGGGTGGCCATGCCGGCGCTCAAGCTCGACGCCGCCTTGATCCACGTCGACCGTGCCGATGTGCGCGGGGTCTGCCAGATCACCGGGCCCGACCATTACATGGATGACCTGTTCGTAAGGGCCGCCGAGCGCAGCTATGTGACCTGCGACGAACTGGTCGACAGCGACTATTTCCACAGCGCCCCCGAACGTGCCCGCCAGGTGTACTGGGAGCGCAACCTGACCACTGCCGTGGCCCACGTGCCGGGCGGTGCGCATCCGTCTTCCTGTGCGCCGCTGTATGGCTTCGATGTGCCGCACTTCAAGGCCTACAACGCCTCGTCCCAGGCGCCGGAAGGTTGGCAGGCCTACGCCCTGCAATATGTCGACTGCACGCATGAACAGTACCTGGAAAAGGTCGGCGGCCTGGTTGCCATCCGCCAGCTTCCCCTGCCGGTTTTCTAA
- a CDS encoding CoA-transferase subunit beta, which produces MTTPATTYSLAELMICAASEAWRDDGEVLATGIGVIPRLAASLSMLSSNPRLLMTDSEAYMVAEPVPLGARNGYQPKRDSWMGFSRIFDNVWGGKRHALVGPTQIDRFGQANISCIGDYAKPKAQMLGVRGFPGNSISHANSFFVPGHNRRVFVDGEVDMVASVGYNPARLARGWSLDEIDIRLIVTDLCVLDFQGPDRQMRIRSLHPGVTVAQVQDNTGFALHVAQDCPTTPAPSAEQLQLIQRLDPHNLRASQLKDNPPGQRNAR; this is translated from the coding sequence ATGACGACGCCTGCAACGACTTACAGCCTCGCCGAACTGATGATCTGCGCTGCCTCCGAGGCCTGGCGCGACGATGGTGAGGTGCTGGCCACCGGCATCGGGGTGATCCCGCGCCTGGCCGCTTCGCTGAGCATGCTCAGCAGCAACCCGCGATTGCTGATGACCGACTCCGAAGCCTACATGGTCGCCGAACCGGTGCCCCTTGGCGCGCGCAATGGCTATCAGCCCAAGCGTGACAGCTGGATGGGCTTCTCACGGATCTTCGACAACGTCTGGGGCGGCAAGCGTCATGCCCTGGTCGGCCCGACCCAGATTGACCGCTTCGGCCAGGCCAACATCTCCTGCATCGGCGACTACGCCAAGCCCAAGGCGCAAATGCTCGGGGTGCGAGGTTTTCCTGGCAACTCGATCAGCCACGCCAACTCCTTTTTCGTGCCCGGCCATAACCGTCGAGTCTTCGTCGACGGTGAGGTCGATATGGTCGCCTCGGTCGGCTACAACCCGGCGCGCCTGGCACGTGGCTGGTCGCTGGACGAGATCGATATCCGCCTGATCGTCACCGACCTGTGCGTACTGGATTTCCAGGGGCCGGACCGGCAGATGCGGATTCGCTCGCTGCACCCGGGCGTGACCGTGGCCCAGGTGCAGGACAACACCGGTTTCGCCCTGCATGTAGCGCAGGACTGCCCGACCACGCCAGCGCCGAGCGCAGAGCAATTGCAACTGATCCAGCGCCTGGACCCGCACAACCTGCGTGCCAGCCAGCTCAAAGACAACCCACCGGGCCAGCGCAACGCGCGTTGA
- a CDS encoding enoyl-CoA hydratase: protein MSEQNNNDEAEVVLYEVRGEVALVTMNRPGYHNAQNSRMTYALDAAFRRACDDDEVKVIVLRGAGRHFSAGHDIGTPGRDVNQSFDRASLWYDHVGKPGGEFLYAREQEVYLGMCRRWREMPKPTIAMVQGACIAGGLMLAWVCDLIIASEDAYFADPVVRMGIPGVEYFAHVHELNPRIAKEFLFLGERMPAPRAYQMGMLNRVVPRDTLEQETLAIAGRIAQMPRLGLQLSKQAVNNAEDLMGKRATMDMVFGLHHFAHAHNELVSGDRLGGYDAKAMASSQRKQGEA from the coding sequence ATGAGTGAGCAGAACAATAACGATGAGGCCGAGGTGGTGCTGTACGAAGTGCGTGGCGAGGTTGCCCTCGTCACCATGAACCGCCCCGGCTACCACAACGCGCAGAACTCGCGGATGACCTACGCACTGGACGCGGCCTTTCGCCGGGCCTGCGATGACGACGAGGTAAAGGTCATCGTCCTGCGCGGCGCCGGCAGGCATTTCTCTGCCGGACATGACATCGGCACGCCGGGCCGCGATGTGAACCAGTCGTTCGACCGCGCAAGCCTGTGGTACGACCATGTCGGCAAGCCCGGCGGCGAGTTTCTCTATGCCCGCGAGCAGGAGGTCTACCTGGGCATGTGCCGGCGCTGGCGGGAAATGCCCAAGCCGACCATCGCCATGGTCCAGGGCGCCTGCATCGCCGGTGGCTTGATGCTGGCCTGGGTCTGCGACTTGATCATTGCCAGCGAGGACGCCTACTTCGCCGACCCGGTGGTGCGCATGGGTATCCCCGGCGTCGAATATTTCGCTCACGTGCATGAACTGAACCCGCGCATCGCCAAGGAATTCCTCTTCCTCGGTGAGCGCATGCCGGCGCCACGGGCCTACCAGATGGGCATGCTCAACCGCGTCGTGCCCCGCGATACGCTGGAGCAGGAAACCCTGGCGATCGCCGGGCGCATTGCGCAGATGCCGCGCCTTGGCCTGCAATTGAGCAAGCAAGCGGTCAACAACGCCGAAGACTTGATGGGCAAGCGCGCGACCATGGACATGGTGTTCGGCCTGCATCACTTCGCCCATGCCCACAATGAGCTGGTCTCCGGCGACCGGCTGGGCGGCTACGACGCCAAGGCCATGGCCAGTTCGCAACGCAAGCAGGGTGAGGCATGA
- a CDS encoding nitronate monooxygenase family protein, translating to MTVSLNTRLTELLGCRYPIIQTAMGWVADPKLVAATGNAGGFGFLAGATIEPHRMEAAILETRRLTEQPFGVNFHMYQANAGDIVELVLRHRVRAVSYSRSPGKQMIARLKDAGVVCIPTVGALKHAQKAVEMGADAVTVQGGEGGGHTGSVPTSLLLDQVVKSVSVPVVAAGGFKDGNGLVSALAFGAEGIAMGTRFLMCADSPVPSATLARYLAVKDPAAIIISRAIDGMPQRMIRNELLNQLEASGGLKRLLLAFRSGLAYRRHSGMSLAQLIASALKMRSSGELTAAQSIMAANAPMVIQKAMVDGLPAEGVLPAGQIAASIDSLPSCAELIEQIVRDAEARLGELCRRMS from the coding sequence ATGACTGTCTCTCTCAACACGCGACTGACCGAACTGCTGGGCTGCCGCTATCCGATCATCCAGACTGCGATGGGCTGGGTTGCCGATCCGAAACTGGTGGCGGCCACGGGAAATGCCGGAGGCTTCGGCTTCCTTGCCGGGGCAACTATCGAGCCCCATCGGATGGAAGCAGCAATCCTGGAAACCAGACGCCTGACCGAACAACCCTTCGGCGTGAATTTCCATATGTACCAGGCCAATGCCGGCGACATCGTCGAACTTGTCTTGCGTCATAGAGTCAGGGCGGTCAGTTACAGCCGTTCGCCCGGCAAGCAGATGATCGCTCGCCTCAAGGATGCCGGGGTGGTCTGCATTCCCACCGTCGGAGCACTGAAACACGCACAGAAGGCAGTGGAAATGGGCGCCGATGCCGTCACCGTGCAAGGTGGCGAAGGCGGTGGCCATACAGGCTCGGTGCCGACGTCGCTGCTGCTCGATCAAGTGGTCAAGTCGGTGTCGGTGCCGGTGGTCGCAGCCGGCGGCTTCAAGGACGGCAATGGCCTGGTCTCGGCCCTGGCCTTTGGCGCCGAAGGCATTGCCATGGGCACGCGGTTTTTGATGTGCGCCGACAGCCCGGTGCCGTCGGCCACCCTGGCGCGGTACCTGGCGGTCAAGGACCCGGCCGCGATCATCATCAGCCGAGCCATCGACGGCATGCCGCAACGGATGATCCGCAACGAATTATTGAACCAACTGGAAGCCAGCGGTGGCCTCAAGCGCCTGCTGCTGGCGTTCAGAAGTGGCCTGGCCTACCGCCGCCACAGCGGCATGAGCCTCGCGCAGCTGATCGCCAGCGCGCTGAAAATGCGCAGCAGCGGCGAGCTGACGGCCGCGCAAAGCATCATGGCCGCCAACGCGCCAATGGTGATTCAGAAGGCCATGGTCGATGGGCTTCCTGCAGAGGGCGTACTGCCTGCAGGGCAGATCGCCGCGAGCATCGACAGCTTGCCCAGCTGCGCCGAATTGATTGAACAGATCGTCCGCGACGCCGAAGCGCGCCTGGGCGAGTTGTGCCGTCGTATGTCGTGA